In Saccharothrix syringae, the following are encoded in one genomic region:
- a CDS encoding GGDEF domain-containing protein, which translates to MLGVEAVALCAVLTSAAVLPVTGRHLVWFAVLAGAAVVHFEAARGLERVREVAAEGSPYAHPQSIWLFAGVLVLPPPLVAALVAISYGYGWLRIYRRSPLHRKTFSASTVLLGCWAAGAILYAAHPDQSLPHAAQLDGPVDLGALVAAGIAYWLVNLALVVGAILLTSPTRPGREVLGPLSQQLVIAASIGLGTGLAVVLVTAPWVVPVLVVTMLGMHLGLLLPVYRTAARVDGKTGALTATAWQEHAAAELNRAQATGSPIAVIIVDLDHFKDINDTHGHLAGDHALCAVAAELRRQVRDGDLVGRLGGEEFVVLLPGAGLAAARQVAERVRQAVRVPLTEVPTTGPERTLRFTASLGVAAHPWHGDTVDGLLLAADTALYQAKHHGRDRVEVAAAGAAGPVL; encoded by the coding sequence GTGCTCGGTGTCGAGGCCGTGGCGCTCTGCGCGGTCCTGACGAGCGCGGCCGTGCTCCCGGTGACCGGGCGCCACCTGGTGTGGTTCGCGGTGCTGGCCGGTGCCGCGGTGGTGCACTTCGAGGCGGCGCGCGGCCTGGAGCGGGTGCGCGAGGTCGCCGCCGAGGGCAGCCCCTACGCGCACCCGCAGTCGATCTGGCTCTTCGCCGGGGTGCTGGTGCTGCCACCGCCGCTGGTGGCGGCGCTGGTGGCGATCAGCTACGGCTACGGGTGGCTGCGGATCTACCGGCGCAGCCCGCTGCACCGCAAGACCTTCTCCGCCTCGACGGTGCTGCTGGGCTGCTGGGCCGCCGGCGCGATCCTGTACGCCGCGCACCCCGACCAGAGCCTGCCGCACGCCGCGCAGCTCGACGGCCCGGTGGACCTCGGCGCCCTGGTCGCCGCCGGCATCGCGTACTGGCTGGTCAACCTGGCCCTGGTGGTGGGCGCGATCCTGCTCACCTCGCCGACCCGGCCGGGCCGCGAGGTGCTGGGGCCGCTGAGCCAGCAGCTGGTGATCGCCGCGTCCATCGGCCTGGGCACGGGCCTGGCCGTGGTGCTGGTGACGGCGCCGTGGGTGGTGCCGGTGCTGGTGGTGACCATGCTCGGCATGCACCTGGGGCTGCTGCTGCCGGTCTACCGCACCGCGGCCCGCGTCGACGGCAAGACCGGCGCGCTCACCGCCACCGCGTGGCAGGAGCACGCCGCGGCCGAGCTGAACCGAGCCCAGGCCACCGGCTCGCCGATCGCGGTGATCATCGTGGACCTGGACCACTTCAAGGACATCAACGACACGCACGGCCACCTGGCCGGTGACCACGCGCTGTGCGCGGTGGCCGCCGAGCTGCGCCGCCAGGTCCGCGACGGCGACCTGGTGGGCCGGCTGGGCGGGGAGGAGTTCGTGGTGCTGCTGCCCGGCGCGGGCCTGGCCGCCGCCCGGCAGGTCGCCGAGCGCGTCCGGCAGGCCGTGCGGGTGCCGCTGACCGAGGTGCCCACCACCGGGCCGGAGCGCACGCTGCGGTTCACCGCCTCGCTGGGCGTGGCCGCCCACCCGTGGCACGGCGACACCGTCGACGGCCTGCTGCTGGCCGCCGACACCGCCCTGTACCAGGCCAAGCACCACGGCCGGGACCGGGTGGAGGTCGCCGCGGCCGGTGCGGCCGGACCGGTGCTCTGA
- a CDS encoding MFS transporter, producing MGEPTREPTLYRAVFAHVEFRALFAAHTVSTAGDQFARVALTVLVYRDTGSPAWAAVAYALTFLPDLVGGPLLAGLADRYPRRAVMICSDLARALLVAAMAVPGLPWPAVCALVVLLQLAGAPAVPARTALLPHILPGPAFRAGAAALSTVSQAAQVAGFAAGGLLVVLVGTSGVLLLDAASFAVSAALVARWVRDRPVPAATGGATARPGWWTSLVAGAGLVRRDRRLLALLGFAALSAFHISGEALAVPLADQQGGGPVAAGLLFAAYPAGCALASLVVATRPERTQLRALPVLAAVTSLPLIACAPRPGLAALVVLFALAGAASAYHAIASPTFALWTPDACRGQVYGLAITTLKLAQGLGVAAAGLAAERLAAHQVVAVAGVLGLLAAAGVTALWRHSGAVAPASGAAGAADSGAADSGAAGSGAAGS from the coding sequence ATGGGTGAGCCGACCCGCGAACCCACGCTGTACCGGGCGGTGTTCGCCCACGTCGAGTTCCGGGCCCTGTTCGCCGCGCACACCGTGTCCACCGCGGGCGACCAGTTCGCCCGGGTCGCGCTCACCGTGCTGGTCTACCGGGACACCGGCTCCCCGGCGTGGGCGGCGGTGGCCTACGCGCTGACGTTCCTGCCCGACCTGGTCGGCGGGCCGCTGCTGGCGGGCCTGGCGGACCGCTACCCGCGCCGCGCGGTCATGATCTGCTCGGACCTGGCCCGCGCCCTGCTGGTCGCGGCCATGGCCGTGCCCGGCCTGCCGTGGCCGGCGGTGTGCGCCCTGGTGGTGCTGCTGCAACTGGCGGGCGCCCCGGCCGTACCGGCCCGCACCGCGCTGCTGCCGCACATCCTGCCCGGACCCGCCTTCCGCGCGGGCGCCGCCGCCCTGTCGACGGTCAGCCAGGCCGCCCAGGTCGCCGGCTTCGCCGCGGGCGGCCTCCTGGTCGTGCTGGTGGGCACCAGCGGGGTCCTGCTGCTCGACGCCGCGTCGTTCGCCGTCTCGGCCGCGCTGGTGGCCCGCTGGGTGCGCGACCGCCCGGTACCGGCCGCGACCGGCGGCGCGACGGCGCGGCCGGGCTGGTGGACCTCGCTGGTCGCCGGCGCCGGCCTGGTCCGCCGCGACCGGCGGCTGCTGGCCCTGCTCGGCTTCGCCGCGCTGTCGGCGTTCCACATCTCCGGCGAGGCGCTGGCCGTGCCGCTGGCCGACCAGCAGGGCGGCGGTCCGGTCGCGGCCGGGTTGCTGTTCGCCGCCTACCCGGCGGGCTGCGCCCTGGCCTCGCTGGTGGTGGCGACCCGGCCCGAGCGCACCCAGCTGCGCGCCCTGCCCGTGCTGGCCGCGGTCACCAGCCTGCCGCTGATCGCCTGCGCGCCGAGACCCGGCCTGGCCGCCCTGGTGGTGCTGTTCGCCCTGGCCGGTGCCGCCAGTGCCTATCACGCCATCGCCTCGCCGACGTTCGCGCTGTGGACGCCCGACGCGTGCCGGGGGCAGGTCTACGGGCTGGCCATCACCACGTTGAAGCTGGCGCAGGGGTTGGGCGTGGCGGCGGCGGGGCTGGCCGCCGAACGCCTCGCCGCGCACCAGGTCGTGGCGGTGGCGGGGGTGCTGGGGTTGCTGGCCGCCGCGGGGGTTACCGCGTTGTGGCGGCACAGCGGCGCTGTCGCGCCGGCTTCGGGGGCGGCGGGGGCCGCGGATTCGGGGGCTGCGGATTCGGGGGCGGCTGGTTCGGGGGCGGCGGGTTCCTGA
- a CDS encoding MBL fold metallo-hydrolase, protein MKLTRVNDQVHVVTGTNVNWALVSDGSALTLVDAGYPNDSGALLESITAIGHRPEDVTAILLTHAHLDHMGGVPAMTGRYGTPVMTGAEEARHARREYLEQITPAQMLRQCTRPAGLRWVAATVRAVGPANVKMALDEVVAVEPNTPLDVPGGLVAVPTPGHTRGHTAYLMPSTGVLFSGDTLVTGHPLSRLGTGAQRLPEVFNESEDGVTEAIESLRGLPADVLVPGHGEPVRAPVATLVDRALNR, encoded by the coding sequence GTGAAGCTGACCCGGGTCAACGACCAGGTGCACGTGGTCACCGGAACCAACGTGAACTGGGCCCTGGTGAGCGACGGCTCCGCGCTGACCCTGGTCGACGCCGGCTACCCGAACGACAGCGGGGCCCTGCTGGAGTCCATCACCGCGATCGGCCACCGCCCCGAGGACGTCACCGCGATCCTGCTCACCCACGCCCACCTCGACCACATGGGCGGCGTCCCCGCCATGACCGGGCGGTACGGCACGCCGGTGATGACCGGCGCCGAGGAGGCCCGGCACGCCCGCCGCGAGTACCTGGAGCAGATCACGCCCGCCCAGATGCTGCGCCAGTGCACGCGGCCGGCCGGGCTGCGGTGGGTCGCCGCGACCGTGCGCGCGGTCGGGCCGGCCAACGTCAAGATGGCGTTGGACGAGGTCGTCGCGGTCGAGCCGAACACGCCGCTGGACGTGCCGGGCGGCCTGGTGGCCGTGCCCACGCCGGGGCACACCAGGGGCCACACCGCCTACCTGATGCCGTCGACCGGGGTGCTGTTCAGCGGCGACACCCTGGTCACCGGTCACCCGCTGTCCCGGCTGGGCACCGGCGCGCAGCGGCTGCCGGAGGTGTTCAACGAGTCCGAGGACGGGGTCACCGAGGCCATCGAGAGCCTGCGGGGGCTGCCCGCGGACGTGCTGGTGCCCGGCCACGGCGAGCCGGTGCGCGCGCCCGTCGCCACGCTGGTCGACCGGGCGCTGAACCGCTGA
- a CDS encoding histone-like nucleoid-structuring protein Lsr2, with the protein MARQVLVRLVDDLDGSSSEDVATVSFGLDGVSYEIDLSAGNARRLHDALAQFIAHADKVGKRSRRGAATTRRGPRRSSETSKAIREWARRNGHDLADRGRLPAHVVEEFREAHESREG; encoded by the coding sequence ATGGCACGGCAAGTGCTGGTGCGGTTGGTCGACGACCTCGACGGGAGCTCGTCGGAGGACGTCGCGACGGTCTCGTTCGGCCTGGACGGCGTGTCGTACGAGATAGATCTCTCCGCCGGCAACGCGCGTCGGCTCCACGACGCGTTGGCCCAGTTCATCGCCCACGCGGACAAGGTGGGCAAGCGGTCGCGACGCGGCGCCGCGACCACCCGGAGGGGTCCGAGGAGGTCGAGCGAGACCTCCAAGGCCATCCGCGAGTGGGCCCGGCGCAACGGCCACGACCTGGCCGATCGCGGCCGGCTGCCCGCGCACGTCGTGGAGGAGTTCCGCGAGGCGCACGAAAGCCGGGAGGGGTGA
- the ilvD gene encoding dihydroxy-acid dehydratase — translation MRNHRSRVLFEGRDRAPARSFVRGMGLTDEDIAKPQVGVVHCWVGTMPCNLNHRVLAGRVAEGVRAAGGNPVEVNTIAVSDGITMGTEGMRMSLVSREVIADSIELVGRAHMFDALVTIVGCDKTVPAAAMAHVRLDLPGVVLYSGSIRPGRFRGRDVTVMDVFEAVGANAAGELDDAGLRELEENACPAPGACGGQYTANTMATALEFLGLSPMGSASPPAADARKDEVAREAGRLVLRLLDQDLTPGRLLGPASFENAVAAGAATGGSTNLVLHLLAIAREAGVPLDLAAIDGISRRTPLLADLKPGGRYTAVDLDRAGGTRLVGRRMLEAGALRGEALTVTGRTIAEEVRDAPAAPGQDVVADAGRPLSPTGGLVVLTGNLAPDGGVLKVAGHTRTTHVGPARVFDSEEAAMAAVQARQVVAGDVVVIRYEGPKGGPGMREMLGVTAALVGQGLGERVALLTDGRFSGATRGLMIGHVAPEAAEAGPIAALRDGDVVTVDVGRRLLRVDLTDEELGRRLADWVPPEPRYPGGVMAKYRKLVSSAALGAVTG, via the coding sequence ATGCGCAACCACCGCAGCCGCGTGTTGTTCGAGGGCCGCGACCGGGCCCCGGCGCGGTCGTTCGTCCGCGGCATGGGCCTGACCGACGAGGACATCGCCAAGCCCCAGGTCGGGGTGGTGCACTGCTGGGTGGGCACCATGCCGTGCAACCTCAACCACCGGGTGCTGGCCGGGCGGGTCGCCGAGGGCGTGCGCGCGGCGGGCGGCAACCCGGTCGAGGTCAACACGATCGCGGTGTCCGACGGCATCACCATGGGCACCGAGGGCATGCGCATGTCGCTGGTGAGCCGCGAGGTCATCGCCGACTCCATCGAGCTGGTCGGCCGCGCCCACATGTTCGACGCCCTGGTGACCATCGTGGGCTGCGACAAGACGGTCCCGGCGGCCGCGATGGCGCACGTCCGGCTCGACCTGCCCGGCGTGGTCCTCTACTCCGGGTCGATCCGGCCGGGCCGGTTCCGCGGCCGGGACGTCACCGTCATGGACGTCTTCGAGGCCGTCGGCGCCAACGCGGCGGGCGAGCTCGACGACGCCGGCCTGCGCGAGCTGGAGGAGAACGCGTGCCCCGCGCCCGGCGCGTGCGGCGGCCAGTACACGGCCAACACCATGGCCACCGCGCTGGAGTTCCTGGGCCTGTCGCCGATGGGCTCGGCCAGTCCGCCGGCCGCGGACGCCCGCAAGGACGAGGTGGCGCGCGAGGCCGGGCGGCTGGTGCTGCGGCTGCTCGACCAGGACCTCACGCCCGGCAGGCTGCTGGGCCCGGCGTCGTTCGAGAACGCCGTCGCGGCCGGTGCGGCCACCGGCGGCTCCACGAACCTGGTGCTGCACCTGCTGGCGATCGCCCGCGAGGCGGGCGTGCCGCTGGACCTGGCGGCCATCGACGGGATCAGCCGCCGCACGCCGCTGCTGGCCGACCTCAAGCCCGGCGGCCGGTACACCGCGGTGGACCTGGACCGCGCCGGCGGCACCCGGCTGGTCGGCAGGCGCATGCTGGAGGCGGGCGCCCTGCGCGGCGAGGCGTTGACCGTCACCGGGCGCACCATCGCCGAGGAGGTGCGCGACGCCCCGGCCGCACCGGGCCAGGACGTCGTCGCCGACGCCGGCCGACCGCTCTCGCCCACCGGCGGCCTGGTCGTGCTCACCGGCAACCTCGCCCCGGACGGCGGCGTGCTCAAGGTCGCCGGGCACACCCGGACCACCCACGTCGGCCCGGCCCGCGTGTTCGACTCCGAGGAGGCCGCGATGGCCGCCGTGCAGGCGCGGCAGGTGGTCGCCGGGGACGTGGTGGTGATCCGGTACGAGGGGCCCAAGGGCGGTCCCGGGATGCGCGAGATGCTCGGCGTCACCGCCGCCCTGGTGGGCCAGGGGCTGGGCGAGCGGGTCGCGCTGCTGACCGACGGCCGGTTCTCCGGGGCGACCAGGGGCCTGATGATCGGCCACGTCGCGCCCGAGGCGGCCGAGGCCGGGCCGATCGCCGCCCTGCGGGACGGGGACGTGGTCACCGTCGACGTCGGGCGGCGGCTGCTGCGGGTCGACCTCACCGACGAGGAGCTGGGGCGGCGCCTGGCCGACTGGGTGCCGCCCGAACCGCGCTACCCCGGCGGGGTGATGGCGAAGTACCGCAAGCTGGTCTCTTCGGCCGCCCTGGGTGCCGTCACGGGCTGA
- a CDS encoding STAS domain-containing protein has product MTALEPDLRTRVDVADGGRAVLLHVRGEVDQGAVERLDWAFTEAVGTATRVGARLLLVELGEVEYFASVGMTALLHAQERADRCGVELVVVAPARHLVTTLLAMTGLDTVIRVVHSADDALAEVDPGTPER; this is encoded by the coding sequence ATGACGGCGTTGGAGCCCGACCTGAGGACGCGGGTCGACGTGGCCGACGGGGGGCGCGCGGTCCTGCTGCACGTCCGCGGCGAGGTCGACCAGGGTGCTGTCGAGCGCCTGGACTGGGCGTTCACCGAGGCGGTCGGCACGGCGACGCGGGTCGGTGCCCGGCTGCTCCTCGTCGAGCTGGGTGAGGTGGAGTACTTCGCCTCGGTGGGCATGACGGCGCTGCTGCACGCCCAGGAGCGGGCCGACCGGTGCGGGGTCGAGCTGGTGGTGGTCGCCCCCGCCAGGCACCTGGTCACCACCCTGCTGGCGATGACGGGCCTGGACACGGTGATCCGCGTGGTCCACTCCGCTGACGACGCGCTCGCCGAGGTCGACCCCGGGACGCCGGAGCGGTAG